A genomic stretch from Aminivibrio sp. includes:
- a CDS encoding phosphodiester glycosidase family protein: MSLRNTTFFGLRSYSYRALKKSSVVVLLILVLLFAGEAFGAQTVRKDAFITQLFQARGFAAPEGEKNMVRVALELDLIPVPEGRLDAPITMKEAIVFAVHSLGLASVADVLSGAPLPFRDVGSLKPLERGYLAAALNMNPPLLKKGVTAFGPSKKVTPKEAQNIAAIVRAAGKGLSLSVKYSPVKGMTVQVHREGLHDRPPKWRAAADGFESREEAELFRDALAGKGVKGTVDSRNYDWRVRSALFDTYGPIRDFLAACESLGRKGVVFASPVSWDTPGAPRFWIMVILDPARFDIRPVLAPEGLYTLAPLSSMTTGAIAAINGGYFSISGKERGAPIGAIIERGVMVNPPYKGRTVLAWNGKNQAAFGRMEWRAEVHFPGGGFMDVTGLNRTVRGDGVVIFTRHFGECTPVFPGPVVEVVLDGDICTEVRREGGGPIPSGKRVLAVYGTPARFAETIVPGDRIRIVQTVNDGDPYWTSMTNAIQGGPFLVRKGALSMETENLNDSIVNKRHPRSVIGLTGKGQWFFFVGDGRNAVHSVGFTLAETAELLKKNGVSYALNLDGGGSSTLYAGGRIMNVLSDGRERPVSYGIGAFPKGGN; the protein is encoded by the coding sequence ATGTCCCTCAGAAATACCACTTTTTTCGGCCTCCGTTCCTATTCGTACCGCGCTCTGAAAAAGAGTTCCGTTGTTGTGCTCCTCATCTTGGTCCTTCTGTTTGCCGGAGAAGCTTTTGGAGCCCAGACCGTTCGAAAGGACGCGTTCATAACCCAGCTTTTCCAGGCGAGAGGCTTTGCAGCTCCAGAAGGTGAAAAAAACATGGTCAGGGTGGCCCTCGAACTCGATTTGATCCCTGTTCCGGAGGGAAGGCTCGATGCCCCGATCACCATGAAGGAAGCCATCGTATTCGCCGTCCACAGCCTGGGGCTTGCCTCCGTTGCCGATGTTCTCTCAGGGGCGCCTCTGCCCTTCCGGGATGTGGGAAGCCTGAAGCCTCTCGAAAGGGGATACCTGGCGGCCGCCCTGAACATGAATCCCCCCTTGCTGAAAAAAGGGGTTACCGCTTTCGGCCCCTCGAAAAAGGTTACCCCGAAGGAGGCGCAGAATATCGCCGCCATCGTCCGGGCTGCCGGGAAAGGTCTGTCCCTCTCCGTGAAGTATTCCCCAGTGAAGGGAATGACGGTGCAGGTGCACAGGGAAGGACTCCACGACCGGCCACCGAAGTGGCGGGCGGCGGCCGACGGTTTCGAATCCAGGGAGGAGGCGGAACTGTTCCGGGATGCCCTGGCCGGCAAGGGGGTCAAGGGAACGGTGGACAGCCGGAACTACGACTGGCGGGTCAGGTCTGCTCTTTTCGACACCTACGGGCCCATCCGGGACTTCCTGGCCGCCTGCGAAAGCCTCGGCAGGAAAGGGGTGGTTTTTGCCTCGCCCGTAAGCTGGGACACTCCGGGGGCTCCCCGGTTCTGGATAATGGTCATACTGGACCCCGCCCGGTTCGACATCCGACCCGTCTTGGCTCCGGAAGGCCTGTACACCCTTGCTCCCCTCAGCTCTATGACCACGGGAGCCATAGCAGCCATCAACGGCGGGTATTTCAGCATCAGCGGCAAGGAGCGGGGAGCACCCATCGGCGCCATCATCGAGAGGGGCGTCATGGTGAATCCTCCCTATAAAGGGAGGACCGTTCTCGCCTGGAACGGGAAGAACCAGGCTGCCTTCGGCCGGATGGAATGGAGAGCCGAAGTGCATTTTCCCGGCGGCGGGTTCATGGATGTCACCGGCCTGAACAGGACGGTCAGAGGAGACGGCGTGGTGATCTTTACCAGGCATTTCGGTGAATGTACCCCGGTATTTCCCGGTCCCGTGGTGGAGGTCGTCCTCGACGGCGATATCTGCACGGAGGTCCGGCGGGAGGGAGGGGGTCCCATTCCTTCGGGGAAACGGGTCCTTGCCGTCTACGGCACCCCGGCCCGTTTCGCCGAAACCATAGTCCCGGGGGACCGTATCAGAATCGTCCAGACGGTGAATGACGGGGATCCCTATTGGACATCCATGACCAATGCCATCCAGGGAGGTCCCTTCCTTGTGCGAAAGGGCGCCCTTTCCATGGAAACGGAAAATCTCAACGATTCCATAGTGAACAAGCGCCATCCGAGGTCTGTCATAGGCCTCACAGGCAAAGGCCAGTGGTTTTTCTTCGTCGGTGACGGCCGCAATGCGGTCCACAGCGTGGGCTTCACCCTTGCGGAAACGGCGGAGTTATTGAAGAAAAACGGTGTGTCCTACGCTCTGAACCTCGACGGCGGCGGCTCTTCAACCCTCTATGCGGGAGGGAGGATCATGAACGTTCTCTCCGATGGAAGGGAAAGGCCTGTAAGCTACGGCATCGGTGCTTTCCCGAAGGGAGGGAACTGA
- a CDS encoding 2-hydroxymuconate tautomerase family protein, which translates to MPIVNIYMFEGRSVDQKRKLAAEVTDAICRALDVGRDVVRIMINDMPRENMAVAGVLNIDKGK; encoded by the coding sequence ATGCCCATAGTCAATATCTACATGTTCGAAGGACGTTCCGTGGATCAGAAAAGAAAACTCGCCGCAGAGGTGACCGATGCGATCTGCAGGGCTCTGGACGTGGGGCGGGACGTGGTCAGGATAATGATCAACGATATGCCCAGGGAGAACATGGCTGTTGCCGGAGTGCTGAATATCGACAAGGGGAAATAG
- a CDS encoding SurA N-terminal domain-containing protein: MRTLRSQVRWIMIAIVVLFVLSIFGMYGFNSPRRSSSGGEDYIVAEIDGKAVMRSMLDEQLRNYVQRANIGDVTSADLPRLYQAALENIALVSRLAKEAEESGLKATEEEIDAAVKEISEQFPTKEAFMQYLDRSGIKMSAFRESIAQQVVQKKLMEKAVGTPEVKDEEVKDFYEKLKLPFFHSPAGYSMDFIRLKTKEEADKLLALLAEGKEWKEAVDTVTSDDVIEKTPESGPVFVPESSFRDVLAPLADIAVGEVSPAVEIASNDILIAVKRGKVEEKTAPFEEVSGDVKSLLTEEKSREAQSNFFRGLRERVNIVIHDHDLFPKPEAKTEEPAPSQEKSGDVQVPAGGEEKK, from the coding sequence ATGAGAACCCTGAGGTCTCAGGTCCGCTGGATTATGATCGCCATCGTCGTCCTTTTCGTCCTGTCTATTTTTGGAATGTACGGTTTTAACAGTCCCCGAAGAAGCTCATCCGGCGGTGAAGACTACATCGTTGCAGAAATAGACGGCAAGGCGGTAATGCGCTCCATGCTCGACGAACAGCTCCGCAACTACGTGCAGAGGGCGAACATCGGGGATGTAACCTCGGCTGACCTGCCCCGTCTCTACCAGGCGGCTCTGGAGAACATCGCCCTTGTCTCACGGCTCGCGAAGGAAGCCGAAGAATCCGGGCTGAAGGCGACGGAGGAGGAAATCGATGCCGCCGTGAAGGAAATCAGCGAACAGTTCCCCACCAAGGAAGCCTTCATGCAGTATCTTGACCGTTCCGGGATCAAGATGAGCGCCTTTCGTGAGAGCATAGCCCAGCAGGTCGTCCAGAAGAAGCTCATGGAAAAGGCCGTCGGTACTCCCGAGGTGAAGGACGAGGAAGTGAAGGATTTCTACGAGAAGCTGAAGCTTCCTTTCTTCCATTCACCCGCAGGGTACTCCATGGATTTCATCCGACTGAAGACGAAGGAAGAAGCCGACAAGCTTCTTGCCCTCCTCGCCGAAGGGAAGGAATGGAAAGAGGCCGTGGATACCGTGACATCCGATGACGTGATCGAGAAGACCCCGGAAAGCGGGCCTGTCTTCGTCCCCGAGTCCAGTTTCAGGGACGTCCTGGCCCCCCTGGCGGACATTGCCGTCGGCGAGGTGAGCCCCGCGGTGGAGATCGCAAGCAACGACATCCTCATCGCCGTGAAGCGTGGAAAGGTAGAGGAGAAAACCGCTCCTTTCGAAGAAGTCAGCGGCGACGTGAAGTCCCTCCTTACGGAAGAAAAGAGTCGGGAAGCCCAGTCCAATTTCTTCAGGGGACTCAGGGAAAGGGTAAACATCGTCATTCACGACCACGACCTTTTCCCCAAGCCTGAGGCAAAGACTGAAGAACCTGCCCCTTCGCAGGAAAAGAGCGGCGATGTTCAGGTTCCCGCAGGCGGAGAAGAGAAGAAGTAA